Below is a genomic region from Bacteroidota bacterium.
TCGAAAAACACATCAACAGGCTTTTTATCACTTATAATTTCAAAATCAACCGTTTTTGAGTTGATTTCTATCCTCTCGGTGGTTGATTTTCCATTATCGTACTTCAGCAATACTACCATAGTATTGGTAAACACTGCTTCCTTTTGAATCTGTTTTATTTTTCCGATAACTTTTCCGTTGGAGTATTCCCATTCACCTTCATATTCAGGCAATTCATATGAATACAACCAGGGGTTGAAAAATCGCTTAAGGTCCTTTTTCGACACTGATTCGGCTACTTTTATAAAGTCGTCCGTATTAGCGTTCGAATATTTGAATTTTTGATAAAATGCCCCTAATATTTCAAAAAAAGTATCATCGCCAACCTCCGATCGCAACATGTGAAGCAGCCAGGCACCTTTTTGATAGGAGTAAGGGTTTAGCATTATATTAGGATCATCAACTTTTGCAGGTACTAATACACGATATGGGAATTTGTTTTTATAGTTTAAAACTCTCCTGCGTTCTGACACCATTAATGCTGCCATCTTCTCTTTACCGTATTTATATTCCATATATACGTTTTCGAGATAGGTTGCAAAACCTTCACTCAACCAGAGGTGGGGCCAGTCTTTCTCCGAAACTGAATTTCCAAACCACTGGTGGGCTATTTCGTGGGCTAACAAGTATTCGTTTGTTCTGTTTCCGTCAATGCTGTTTTCGTCGTAAAAAACACATCCGGCATTTTCCATTCCACCATAGCGTGTGGTTGATTGTACGTTGTATAATTTATCAAATGGGTATTTCCCTATTAATTCTTCGAAAAAAGAAGTTATTTCCGGTGCTATAGAATAGTCGTAGAAAGCTTTTGACTTATTATCGGGATAAACATATGACTTTATTACAAAGGGGCTCTCCTGAACGGTTTGTGTTGCAAATTCGGCAACTCCGATAACCATTAATTTCGTTGAAAGTTCATATGACGTTTTGTAATGAAATACAGTTGTACTGTCTTTAATATTATTAGTTAGCTGAGTTCCATTAGCTACAACAGAGTACTTGGAAGGAACTTCTACAAAATATTCAACACAGGCCTTGTCTGAAGGATGATCGTAAACCGACAACCAGTTTTTAGCCCTGTCGGGCCAGTTATCGCCAAAGAAAGTCCGGTTGCCGAACTTATTTTCCCCTATAATCAGACCGTCTTTTGGTATTCCTTTATAGTAAATGTTAAATGCGAAGTTTTTATTGTTAAGACTTACAAATAGTGAATCCCGGACTCTGCGGTAGGGTATGGTTTTATCTTCGGCAATGACTTTTTCTATCATCATTCCCTTATCCAGGTTAAGAACTGCTTCTTTGTTAAGTGTTTTTCCTTTTATCTCAGATATAACATAAATTGAATCGTTATCATCATTCAGCTTAATGTTAAATGTGTAATGCTCAATATCCTGAGTTGTAATCTGAGCACCAGCAATGCCGGAAAATAAAATATAAAGGATTATTAATAGAAAAGTGTTTTTCATTTATGAGATTTAGCTAGGTGTATACCTTTCAAAGGTAGCATCTTCGTAGAATATTACAATATGTTTTATTTTTTTCGAAGATGAATCAGCCAATGCAGAGTGCAGGACATCTGATTCTGTTTCATTTTCTACAACTACAGCCGAATTATCACTTTTTATTTGGTTTTGATTCTTCCTCTCGGTTCCGTTAAGGAGCCAGTAAATATTTATATCAGGAAATCTCTTTAATACTTTTAATATAAAATCCAGGCTGGGTTTATTACGCCCGGAGAGTATATGAGAAATTGAAGAACGCTGAACATCTATTTCATCGGCCAGAGCAGATGCAGATAAGTTATTGTCGTCCAATAACCGTTTAAACCTTTCAATAAATCCTGAAGTATCCATAGAAATTATGTGTTTACATTTGTAATCTTGTGAAAGTATAACCTATACCACAAAGTTATGTTACAAATGTAAACAAGTTTACAGAAAGAAGCAAATCATTTGTAAAATACCTACATTTTAGCTTAAAGTAAAGATTTAAGTAAGCTATATAAGTCAATTGATTATCAATATATTATATAAAATACTTATTAATAATGACGAAGACTTAATCACCCCCTGTTATTAGATGTCTATATCATTATATCAGCTTTCTTCGTGTTTACAAAAGTAAAAAAGAATTGTATTTCTGAGTTTACAAATCTCAACAAAGCATAGTTTACATTTGTAAACAAGTTAATTGTTGCATTTTGTAAACACATAAGTTATTTTTGAGAAATGATAATTAAGTGTATGGAAAAGATTGATGTACTAAATATATATAATGCAATAAAAGAACCTGAAATAATAAACAGGTTAATAAAGCATTCAACAATAAAAAGGCTGGTTAAAAATTTAAATTCAAAGTTTAAAACTAAAAAGCTTGGATACAGTGTTCTTGGAAAAGAAATATATTCCATAGAATTTGGTGAAGGGAAAAGGAATATTTTATTGTGGTCGCAAATGCATGGTAATGAACCTACGGCGACCGGAGCAATTTTTGATTTATTAAACTTATTTGACCAATATTCAGAAACGGAATTAGTATCAGCTTTAAAACGAGAATTCAAATTTACTTTTATACCCATGTTAAATCCCGATGGTGCAAGGAACTGGACCAGAGTAAATGCATTAAATATCGATTTAAACAGAGATGCTATAGTAAGGGAGGCACCTGAAAGTAAGATATTATGGAAACTTGTTGAAGATCTTAAACCAGAATATTCATTTAATCTACACGACCAGAGAAACATATTCAATGTTGGTGAAACTGATAAAACAGCTACTGTTTCATTTTTATCTGCATCTTTCGATGAGTCGAGAGCAATTAATAACGACAGAGCTCTTACAATGTCGTTAATTGCTGAAATGAATGATACGGTTCAGGAATTAATGCCGGGACATGTTGGTCGTTATACCGATGAGTTTTATCCGACTGCAACGGGAGATAACCTTCACAAGTCAGGTTTTAAAAATATTTTAATCGAATCCGGCACATATCCAAATGATTCAGAGCGACAAATAACAAGAAAAGCTAATTTCATGGCTATTTTAAAAGCTTTTGAAGTAATTCTGGATGGAGTAAAACCCGACAGGACAGAAGATTACACTAATATTCCCAATAATGCAAAAAGGCTTTATGATCTGATAATCAGGAATGTTAGGATTTCAAGTAACTCTACAAGTTCATTAGTCGATTTTGGGATTATGTATAACGAAAGACCTGATGCAGACTATAGAAATATGATTAAGAAGTCGCATATTGAGAATATTGGAGACCTTTCACAATATTTTGGTATACAGGAAATAAATGCCAAAGGGGCTTTATTTTTCGACGGTGTAAAGCACTTTGCATCATTAAAACAGGAAGCAAATTTTGAAATTGGGGAGAAAATTAAAGTTGTGAATGGTGAAATAGTGATGCATTAATGCATTGATCAGTGCTATGGTTGGAATTATCTTTTTACAATACAGTAAGTTGCATTTTTTTAGAAGATTTTTCCTTTTTTTATGTTGCGGCATTCAATAAAACTTACTACTATTGCACCCGCAAACGCAATACGGGTGTAGCTCAGCTGGTAGAGCAGTGGTCTCCAAAACCAAAGGTCGTGAGTTCGATCCTTACCACCCGTGCAATTCAAAAGCCTGTCACGAAAGTGACGGGCTTTTTCATTTTCAGAGCGTCAAAAGTTTACTTTTGGAAACATTTGAAAATAAAAAAGTACGGATGAGCAAAGCGAATCAGGCTTTTGAATTGCAACATTCCCCAAAAGATCACCGAGCGGGAGCGAGGTAATCTTACCCCTTACAAACAAATTTTTTTAGTTTTAACATTAACTTAACTCTATAAGTAATTATGCTATATTAATTTAGATGACGTAATTACATAGAGTTATGAGTATGGATAGACGCAAATTTATAAAAACGGGAACAGTAGCTGCAGCGGGAAGTATGGTTTTACCTTCATTTCTGCATGCCTACGACAATATTAAAATTTCGGGAGATATGAATAGTTATTTAGATCATTTTGGGGTTTCGACCGAAGTAATAAGAAAGGTGATAGCCGAAGGAATGTCAAAAGGAGGACATTATGCAGATCTATTTTTTGAACATAAGATTTCAAATTCAATAAGTTTAGAAGACGGAAAGGTTAATAAAGCGTATTCAAATGTCGACTTTGGAGTAGGCATACGTGTTCTAAAGGGCGACCAGACGGGTTTTGCCTATTCGGAGACAGTTGATACTGTATCGATGATTAATGCTGCCAGAATGGCTGCGAATATAGCTGACAGTCCGAGGGACTTTAAGCAGGGAGATGTTACTGAAAAACTACCTGCCAATTACTATAAGATATCAAGAAAATGGGAAAGTGTTTCGGTAGAAGACAGGATTCCCTTTGTTCAAAAAATTAACGATAAAATATTCAGTCTGGATGAGAAGGTTTCAAAGGTAAAAGCTTCTCTTTCTGATGAATCCGGCTATATTCTGTTTTACAATTCGGAGGGTTTGTTAAGTTACGATTACCGTCCGATGGTTAGCTTAAGGGTTGTATGTACTATGCAAAAGGGCGATCAGATAGAGAACAGTTATTCTGCACGTTCATTCAGAACAGGCTTTGAATGGCTTAATGAAGATGTTATGGATGAGCTTGCAAAAGAAGCTATCGATAAAACAAATATATTATTTGATGCTACCAAGCCAAAAGCCGGTGAAATGCCAGTTGTACTTGGAGCCGGAGGTTCAGGTATATTGCTACATGAGGCAATCGGTCATACTTTCGAAGCTGATTTCAACCGGAAGGGAACATCAATCTTCAGTGATAAGATGGGTAAAAAGGTTGCAGAAAGCTTCATTAATATTATAGACGACGGAACATTAGAATATAATCGAGGATCAATAAATATAGATGATGAAGGTAATGAGGTTAAGAAAACTTATTTGGTAAAAGACGGAATCCTCAACAGCTATATTCACGACCGTATCAGTGCCAAACATTACGGAGTAGATCCAACGGGTAACGGACGTCGTCAGTCGTTCAGGCACATTCCTCTTCCAAGGATGAGAGCTACTTACATGGAGAACGGACCTCATTCCCGTGAAGAATTATTTGAAAATGTTGAATATGGTGTATATGTTGATAATTTTAGCAACGGACAGGTAAATATTGGAGCAGGCGATTTTACGTTTTTTGTAAAGTCGGGTTACCTTATTGAAAAAGGCAAACTTACCGATCCGATTAAGGATATTAATATAATTGGAAACGGACCTCAGGCACTTGCTGATATATCAATGGCTGCCAATGATTATAAAACTGATGAAGGAACATGGACATGTGGTAAAAACGGACAATCAGTTCCGGTTTCTTTGGGGCTACCTTCGGTACTTGTTAAAAAGCTTACAGTTGGAGGAACAAGTTAATTAACAATTGATAAACTGTATTAAGCAAAATTGAAAATCATTAATCATGACCAAAGAGGAAAAATATAAATTAGCTAAATGGGCTGTGCAATATGCCATCGAAAATGGTGCAAACGAAGCGAAAGCGGGTGTTTATGAAAGTCAGAGCAGCAGTATTGAAGTAAGAGAGAAAAAAATAGATAAGCTGGAACAATCAGCACAGAGTGCATTGAGGATTTCATTATATGTAAACAATAAATATTCTGTACATTCTACTAACAGGCTGAATAACAAGGTAGAATTGGAAAGATTGATCAAAGAGGCTATTACAGGAACAAGATTTCTTGCCGAAGATGAGTACCGCACACTACCGGAAGCGGATTTATACTTCGATGGGGATTATAAAGATTTGAAGAATTTTGATTCTGATTTCTTAGCAATAGACCCTCAGGAAAAAATTGACATTGCTTTTAATGCTGAAAAAGAAGTTCTTGGTAAAGATGACAGGATTATTTCTGTTACAGCAAGCTATTACGACGGTATGAGCAGCAGTGTAATGGTGTGCAGTAACGGTTTTGAAGGTGATACGGCCAATACTTATTATGGAGTAAATGTGATGGTATCGGTTAAAGGAGGAGATGCCCGCCCGGAATCGTATTGGAATGAAAGTTCAATATATTTCAAGGATCTGAAAACTAAAGGAATTGGGGAAATTGCCTTGAAACGCGGACTTGACAAAATTGGACAAAGTAAGATTGAGTCGAATGAAATGCCGATGATAGTTGAAAACAGGGTTGTAGGTCAAAGTTTGAGTCCACTTATTTCTGCATTGTCGGGTTCAGCTATTCAACAAAAGAATTCATTCCTGATAGATAAA
It encodes:
- a CDS encoding M1 family metallopeptidase, encoding MKNTFLLIILYILFSGIAGAQITTQDIEHYTFNIKLNDDNDSIYVISEIKGKTLNKEAVLNLDKGMMIEKVIAEDKTIPYRRVRDSLFVSLNNKNFAFNIYYKGIPKDGLIIGENKFGNRTFFGDNWPDRAKNWLSVYDHPSDKACVEYFVEVPSKYSVVANGTQLTNNIKDSTTVFHYKTSYELSTKLMVIGVAEFATQTVQESPFVIKSYVYPDNKSKAFYDYSIAPEITSFFEELIGKYPFDKLYNVQSTTRYGGMENAGCVFYDENSIDGNRTNEYLLAHEIAHQWFGNSVSEKDWPHLWLSEGFATYLENVYMEYKYGKEKMAALMVSERRRVLNYKNKFPYRVLVPAKVDDPNIMLNPYSYQKGAWLLHMLRSEVGDDTFFEILGAFYQKFKYSNANTDDFIKVAESVSKKDLKRFFNPWLYSYELPEYEGEWEYSNGKVIGKIKQIQKEAVFTNTMVVLLKYDNGKSTTERIEINSKTVDFEIISDKKPVDVFFDPNNLILKE
- a CDS encoding helix-turn-helix transcriptional regulator, producing the protein MDTSGFIERFKRLLDDNNLSASALADEIDVQRSSISHILSGRNKPSLDFILKVLKRFPDINIYWLLNGTERKNQNQIKSDNSAVVVENETESDVLHSALADSSSKKIKHIVIFYEDATFERYTPS
- a CDS encoding M14 family zinc carboxypeptidase; the encoded protein is MEKIDVLNIYNAIKEPEIINRLIKHSTIKRLVKNLNSKFKTKKLGYSVLGKEIYSIEFGEGKRNILLWSQMHGNEPTATGAIFDLLNLFDQYSETELVSALKREFKFTFIPMLNPDGARNWTRVNALNIDLNRDAIVREAPESKILWKLVEDLKPEYSFNLHDQRNIFNVGETDKTATVSFLSASFDESRAINNDRALTMSLIAEMNDTVQELMPGHVGRYTDEFYPTATGDNLHKSGFKNILIESGTYPNDSERQITRKANFMAILKAFEVILDGVKPDRTEDYTNIPNNAKRLYDLIIRNVRISSNSTSSLVDFGIMYNERPDADYRNMIKKSHIENIGDLSQYFGIQEINAKGALFFDGVKHFASLKQEANFEIGEKIKVVNGEIVMH
- a CDS encoding TldD/PmbA family protein; amino-acid sequence: MDRRKFIKTGTVAAAGSMVLPSFLHAYDNIKISGDMNSYLDHFGVSTEVIRKVIAEGMSKGGHYADLFFEHKISNSISLEDGKVNKAYSNVDFGVGIRVLKGDQTGFAYSETVDTVSMINAARMAANIADSPRDFKQGDVTEKLPANYYKISRKWESVSVEDRIPFVQKINDKIFSLDEKVSKVKASLSDESGYILFYNSEGLLSYDYRPMVSLRVVCTMQKGDQIENSYSARSFRTGFEWLNEDVMDELAKEAIDKTNILFDATKPKAGEMPVVLGAGGSGILLHEAIGHTFEADFNRKGTSIFSDKMGKKVAESFINIIDDGTLEYNRGSINIDDEGNEVKKTYLVKDGILNSYIHDRISAKHYGVDPTGNGRRQSFRHIPLPRMRATYMENGPHSREELFENVEYGVYVDNFSNGQVNIGAGDFTFFVKSGYLIEKGKLTDPIKDINIIGNGPQALADISMAANDYKTDEGTWTCGKNGQSVPVSLGLPSVLVKKLTVGGTS
- a CDS encoding TldD/PmbA family protein, coding for MTKEEKYKLAKWAVQYAIENGANEAKAGVYESQSSSIEVREKKIDKLEQSAQSALRISLYVNNKYSVHSTNRLNNKVELERLIKEAITGTRFLAEDEYRTLPEADLYFDGDYKDLKNFDSDFLAIDPQEKIDIAFNAEKEVLGKDDRIISVTASYYDGMSSSVMVCSNGFEGDTANTYYGVNVMVSVKGGDARPESYWNESSIYFKDLKTKGIGEIALKRGLDKIGQSKIESNEMPMIVENRVVGQSLSPLISALSGSAIQQKNSFLIDKIGEKIGSDILTIVDDPFIVSGYGSKMFDGEGLNLKKRSIIENGILKSYYIDTYYAKKLNMSPTSGATSNIIFKPGTKDLKEMVSALDRGILVTGFNGGNTNGTTGDFSYGIEGFLIEDGKIVKPVSEMNITGNIIDLYMNLVEAGNDVYDKSPWRLPSLRFNNVDFSGL